The DNA sequence TATTTATCTTCCCATATACCGGAGTTCAAACGCCAGAAGACCTGAAACTCTTTTAATAGTCCATTCATATCTATATGACCATCTTCTTTTATCCATTCATTTTTAACTTCTAATGAAAGATCATACTGTGTTTGATAATTTAAGGTTCTTATAATTATTTCTTTGTATATATTATTTGCCGGAACAAGGCCCAGTTCTTTATCCATACGAATTAAACCCAGATTCAAACAATACTGTGTATCTTCATGCAATATTTCTATATTTCCCTTACCACCGATAATAAGCGGTTGTATTACATTTATAACTCTTTGCTCCTGTAGTTTATCCAATAAACTATCAATATGAGTATCTCTGCGAAGTATAATATTCTGGATAGCTATATCAACCATATCAGCTTCTATGGTTTTTGAAACATCATTCTTGAGAATATCTTCTACAATTTCATTCGCTATTGCATTGACAAGCCAGGGTTGACCTCCGGTGTTTTCAAATATCTTTTGAACGAGGCTATCTGTAAATATTTGACCTGTATCTTCTGTATGTTGACTGTATAAATTATGAATTTCTTTAATTGTAAATTGATCTATTGTAAGATCTCTCTTGATAATATTAAAAGGGCTGGCGGTACCCAAAGTCTCTCTCTTTTCTCGAATTTGAAACTTAAAATCCCGTATATTTCTCATTCCTATTAAAGCAATACTATGTGGGAAGGGAATTTCATTTCGAGTAATATAACCATTTCTTAATTGTCTAATAAAACTAAGCAGAGTCTTATCGGAGAGGCAGTCTATCTCATCTATAAATAAAATCAAAGGCTTATCAAGCTTAGAACAAAAATCAGAAAGACTTTTTTTAATCAAAGTGGAATATTCTGATTTATCTAAATCTTTACCATAAAGATCTTTTTGGGGAATAGAAGAATAAGAAATTGAAAATTTTAAATTATGAAAAATTTCAGTTATACCCCTTTCCGGTTCTGTAAATACTTCAACCGATTCCAGGGAACAATACAAAGGATAGTAGTGGTCTTCTTTTCGTATTTTATTCACTAATTCCTGCACCAGTGTCGTTTTTCCGGTTTGTCTGGGTGAATGGATTATGAAATATTGTTTTTGCTCGATTAATTCTTCTACCTCCGGATGTCTTTCCACCATTGGTACCATGTAGTGGTCCTGATAATTACAGGGTCCGGCTACATTGAATAATCGTTTCTTTCGTCTCATAATAATACAAGGAAATAGATAAGATTTTTAAGAGTCAAGAAAGAAATAGACTAAAAAAGGATTCTTCTTACAAGAAAAAAGTATTAATCACCCGGAAAGGTTCTTATAAGAAAAACTGCTCTCTTTCATTAAACAAGAGAACAGTTTTTAAATCGAATAATTATTCGGTAATCACTAATTTCGGATAGGAAGTGCCAATACCTCCCCCACTAAAATAAGCTGTTACTCCCGATTCGCAGGCGCCGGTAATAGCATTATAATTCGCTGTGGGTATAGTGCTCATATTATTTACAAGAAAACTGGAGTTTTGAAGAGTCAGCTCTGTTGCACCCGGTAATTTTGCTTCTCCATTAAAAAAAGCCGGAAACACAATTTGATTACCTCCAACAGCAACAGAAACACCCAAACAATTATCCGTACTATTTTCAGAAGACAGGGTAGTATAAGCAATTAGCTCAGCAGAACTATACTTATAGGATTTTGCAGCCGCAGGAACAGAAAAAATTTTAGGAAAGTCTGCAACTTTCGAATGTCCCCTGCTAAGCATTACAAATTCGGGTGCATTGCTGGCAGGAATATCCCAGCTAACTTCAACACCCGCAGCACGGGAAACGGTAACGCTGACATTCTCTACTAAAGCAACACCTCCTAATTTTATATTAGAAATAGAATTTGGATAGGTAACTGTTTTATCAATAGAAAAGGAATTATCTTTAGCTATAATTTTAATACGAAGGGTATCACCACCTGTAGCTTTGAGATAGCTTCTCGTATTCTGATCATAATAACCCGGAATATTAGTACTTGCTGTATTATTATAACCGGCAAAACCGGAAATTACACCTGGAAATAAATCAGTTCCATAGTTTAGAGTTGTTTCCGGTTTATCTTTGAAGGTAATTTTAACATCTGCCTCTCCATAGGGCACTAAGACTTTAGCTGTTGTATCATACTTATAAATGGTTATAACTGTCATACCATCGCTTAAAATTCCTCCGAGCAAAATGTTCTTAGTAGTTTCGTAAGTAGGATCACCGGAAAAAATAGCCGATATAGGAACCAATCCCTGGGAATCAGCACTGGCAATCACCGTTCCACCTACAGGTGCTTCAAAGGTTATACTTGCCGCCGCTGTAGTGGTAAGTTGGATAATATACTCTCCTGCTTCCGAAACAGTACAGCTAAGAGTTACTTTTGTTGCTCCCGGTGAAGAAGTAACCTCTGCACAACCTGTAACCGGCGAACCATCTTTTTTAAACATATTCAGTTTAATGATAGCTTGAGAACTTACCTGCCGAATTAATGCTGAAGTATTGGAAAGACTTATCGTTTGTTCTACCTTAGTATTTGCCTCTACTTTTACTTGCCTGCCTACAGGTGTATTTGCCGGAATCTTGGCTGAACCGGAGGAAGTCGTGGAAGATTCAACAACAGCACCGGTAGCAGTAGTCGTTGTAACCACTGGAGAAGCTGCATTTTGTTGATTTAAGGACATCAAAGCCAGTGCATAAAGGCCTGTTTTATCTTCCTTCTCTTTTTTACAGGCTATTAACAATACTGAGAAAGTATAAATTAATAAAATGAAACGAATTGTTTTTATCATACGAATCTCCTGAAGAAATAATTATTATCCTTTTGTAATTATTTCTTCTTTCAGGATTGTATCAGCCTTTCGAGCTTTTGTAAACTATCAGTTCAGATAGTTTTTAAACAT is a window from the Leptospiraceae bacterium genome containing:
- a CDS encoding AAA-like domain-containing protein, translated to MRRKKRLFNVAGPCNYQDHYMVPMVERHPEVEELIEQKQYFIIHSPRQTGKTTLVQELVNKIRKEDHYYPLYCSLESVEVFTEPERGITEIFHNLKFSISYSSIPQKDLYGKDLDKSEYSTLIKKSLSDFCSKLDKPLILFIDEIDCLSDKTLLSFIRQLRNGYITRNEIPFPHSIALIGMRNIRDFKFQIREKRETLGTASPFNIIKRDLTIDQFTIKEIHNLYSQHTEDTGQIFTDSLVQKIFENTGGQPWLVNAIANEIVEDILKNDVSKTIEADMVDIAIQNIILRRDTHIDSLLDKLQEQRVINVIQPLIIGGKGNIEILHEDTQYCLNLGLIRMDKELGLVPANNIYKEIIIRTLNYQTQYDLSLEVKNEWIKEDGHIDMNGLLKEFQVFWRLNSGIWEDKYLYKEAAPHLVLNAFLQRVINGGGHIAREYAYARGRMDLCVQYKNKNYPIEIKLLYNKNTIQEGFEQLSNYLDGLGEKRGWLVIFDRDPNKTWEEKISQNTVKYKGYEINLLTC